The Accipiter gentilis chromosome 14, bAccGen1.1, whole genome shotgun sequence genome contains a region encoding:
- the FKBP9 gene encoding peptidyl-prolyl cis-trans isomerase FKBP9 isoform X1, with protein sequence MAGPAAVRRRGPGCGALLLLPALLVSWAACQAPPVPAAEPPWDGADVRLERRFVPQSCPRAVRPGDFVRYHYLGSFPDGSRFDSSYDRGSTFNVFVGKGQLIAGMDKALVGMCVNERRFVKIPPKLAYGSDGVPGVIPPNAVLHFDVLLIDLWNLEDEVQVQTYFKPEKCPRTVQVSDFVRYHYNGTFLDGTLFDSSHNRMRTYDTYVGIGWLIPGMDQGLLGMCVGEKRIITIPPFLAYGEEGDGKDIPGQASLVFDVVLLDLHNPKDGIAIENQHVPESCERRSQTGDFLRYHYNGTLLDGTLFDSSYSRNRTYDTYVGKGYVIAGMDEGLLGVCTGEKRRIIIPPHLGYGEEGRGKIPGSAVLVFDIHVVDFHNPSDSVGITVNYKPSNCTVLSKKGDYLKYHYNASLQDGTLLDSTHSLGKTYNIVLGSGQVVVGMDMGLQDMCVGERRTVVIPPHLGYGEDGVEGEVPGSAVLVFDIELLELVSGLPEGYMFVWNGEVSPNLFEEIDQNHDGEVLLQEFSEYIQAQVDSGKGKLAPGFDFEKIVKNMFTNQDRDGNGKVTAEEFKLKDQEAKEEHDEL encoded by the exons atggcggggccggcggccgtcCGGCGGCGGGGTCCCGGCTGCggggccctgctgctgctgccggcgcTGCTGGTGAGCTGGGCGGCGTGCCAGGCGCCGCCGGTGCCCGCCGCCGAGCCCCCCTGGGACGGCGCCGACGTCCGCCTCGAGCGGCGCTTCGTGCCCCAGAGCTGCCCGCGGGCCGTGCGGCCCGGAGACTTCGTGCGCTACCACTACCTCGGCTCCTTCCCCGACGGCAGCCGCTTCGACTCCAG CTATGACAGGGGATCCACGTTCAACGTGTTTGTGGGAAAAGGTCAACTTATTGCTGGGATGGACAAAGCTCTGGTTGGCATGTGTGTGAACGAGCGGCGGTTCGTGAAAATTCCCCCTAAGCTTGCCTACGGCAGTGACGGCGTCC ctgGTGTGATACCCCCCAATGCTGTGCTCCATTTCGATGTGCTTCTGATCGATCTCTGGAACTTGGAGGACGAAGTGCAGGTTCAGACTTACTTCAAACCTGAGAAATGTCCTCGGACAGTTCAGGTGTCTGACTTTGTACGATACCATTACAATGGAACGTTCTTAGATGGGACCCTGTTTGATTCAAG cCATAATCGGATGCGAACTTATGATACCTATGTGGGAATTGGATGGCTGATTCCTGGTATGGACCAGGGTCTCTTGGGAATGTGTGTAGGAGAGAAGCGCATTATCACAATACCACCTTTCCTGGCATATGGAGAAGAAGGAGATG GCAAGGACATCCCTGGCCAAGCTTCCCTTGTCTTTGATGTGGTTTTGCTAGATCTCCATAACCCCAAAGATGGTATTGCTATTGAGAACCAGCATGTGCCTGAATCTTGTGAGCGGAGAAGCCAGACAGGAGACTTTCTCCGATACCATTACAATGGCACACTTTTGGATGGCACATTGTTTGATTCCAG CTATTCACGAAATCGTACATATGACACCTATGTTGGGAAAGGTTATGTGATTGCTGGAATGGATGAAGGTTTGCTAGGTGTGTGCACTGgtgaaaaaagaagaataataaTCCCCCCCCATCTTGGGtatggagaagaaggaagag GAAAGATTCCAGGATCTGCAGTGCTTGTCTTTGACATCCACGTGGTTGACTTCCACAACCCCTCAGATTCGGTTGGCATTACCGTTAACTACAAACCTTCCAACTGCACCGTACTGAGTAAGAAGGGAGATTACTTGAAGTATCACTACAATGCTTCGCTCCAGGATGGTACTTTGCTGGACTCGAC acACAGCCTTGGCAAGACCTACAACATAGTTCTGGGATCTGGACAGGTGGTTGTGGGAATGGACATGGGCCTTCAAGACATGTGTGTTGGGGAACGACGAACAGTTGTTATTCCACCTCATCTTGGTTATGGAGAAGATGGAGTTG AAGGAGAAGTGCCTGGTAGTGCTGTATTAGTTTTCGACATCGAACTGCTGGAGCTGGTGTCTGGCTTGCCTGAAGGGTACATGTTTGTATGGAATGGGGAAGTCTCTCCCAATCTTTTTGAAGAAATAGACCAGAATCATGATGGAGAGGTTCTTCTGCAGGAG TTTTCAGAGTACATTCAAGCTCAAGTCGATTCTGGCAAAGGAAAACTAGCTCctggttttgattttgaaaagATTGTTAAAAATATGTTCACCAATCAAGACCGGGATGGAAATGGTAAAGTTACCGCTGAAGAATTCAAGTTGAAAGACCAGGAGGCCAAAGAGGAACATGATGAACTGTAA
- the FKBP9 gene encoding peptidyl-prolyl cis-trans isomerase FKBP9 isoform X2, with translation MDKALVGMCVNERRFVKIPPKLAYGSDGVPGVIPPNAVLHFDVLLIDLWNLEDEVQVQTYFKPEKCPRTVQVSDFVRYHYNGTFLDGTLFDSSHNRMRTYDTYVGIGWLIPGMDQGLLGMCVGEKRIITIPPFLAYGEEGDGKDIPGQASLVFDVVLLDLHNPKDGIAIENQHVPESCERRSQTGDFLRYHYNGTLLDGTLFDSSYSRNRTYDTYVGKGYVIAGMDEGLLGVCTGEKRRIIIPPHLGYGEEGRGKIPGSAVLVFDIHVVDFHNPSDSVGITVNYKPSNCTVLSKKGDYLKYHYNASLQDGTLLDSTHSLGKTYNIVLGSGQVVVGMDMGLQDMCVGERRTVVIPPHLGYGEDGVEGEVPGSAVLVFDIELLELVSGLPEGYMFVWNGEVSPNLFEEIDQNHDGEVLLQEFSEYIQAQVDSGKGKLAPGFDFEKIVKNMFTNQDRDGNGKVTAEEFKLKDQEAKEEHDEL, from the exons ATGGACAAAGCTCTGGTTGGCATGTGTGTGAACGAGCGGCGGTTCGTGAAAATTCCCCCTAAGCTTGCCTACGGCAGTGACGGCGTCC ctgGTGTGATACCCCCCAATGCTGTGCTCCATTTCGATGTGCTTCTGATCGATCTCTGGAACTTGGAGGACGAAGTGCAGGTTCAGACTTACTTCAAACCTGAGAAATGTCCTCGGACAGTTCAGGTGTCTGACTTTGTACGATACCATTACAATGGAACGTTCTTAGATGGGACCCTGTTTGATTCAAG cCATAATCGGATGCGAACTTATGATACCTATGTGGGAATTGGATGGCTGATTCCTGGTATGGACCAGGGTCTCTTGGGAATGTGTGTAGGAGAGAAGCGCATTATCACAATACCACCTTTCCTGGCATATGGAGAAGAAGGAGATG GCAAGGACATCCCTGGCCAAGCTTCCCTTGTCTTTGATGTGGTTTTGCTAGATCTCCATAACCCCAAAGATGGTATTGCTATTGAGAACCAGCATGTGCCTGAATCTTGTGAGCGGAGAAGCCAGACAGGAGACTTTCTCCGATACCATTACAATGGCACACTTTTGGATGGCACATTGTTTGATTCCAG CTATTCACGAAATCGTACATATGACACCTATGTTGGGAAAGGTTATGTGATTGCTGGAATGGATGAAGGTTTGCTAGGTGTGTGCACTGgtgaaaaaagaagaataataaTCCCCCCCCATCTTGGGtatggagaagaaggaagag GAAAGATTCCAGGATCTGCAGTGCTTGTCTTTGACATCCACGTGGTTGACTTCCACAACCCCTCAGATTCGGTTGGCATTACCGTTAACTACAAACCTTCCAACTGCACCGTACTGAGTAAGAAGGGAGATTACTTGAAGTATCACTACAATGCTTCGCTCCAGGATGGTACTTTGCTGGACTCGAC acACAGCCTTGGCAAGACCTACAACATAGTTCTGGGATCTGGACAGGTGGTTGTGGGAATGGACATGGGCCTTCAAGACATGTGTGTTGGGGAACGACGAACAGTTGTTATTCCACCTCATCTTGGTTATGGAGAAGATGGAGTTG AAGGAGAAGTGCCTGGTAGTGCTGTATTAGTTTTCGACATCGAACTGCTGGAGCTGGTGTCTGGCTTGCCTGAAGGGTACATGTTTGTATGGAATGGGGAAGTCTCTCCCAATCTTTTTGAAGAAATAGACCAGAATCATGATGGAGAGGTTCTTCTGCAGGAG TTTTCAGAGTACATTCAAGCTCAAGTCGATTCTGGCAAAGGAAAACTAGCTCctggttttgattttgaaaagATTGTTAAAAATATGTTCACCAATCAAGACCGGGATGGAAATGGTAAAGTTACCGCTGAAGAATTCAAGTTGAAAGACCAGGAGGCCAAAGAGGAACATGATGAACTGTAA
- the FKBP9 gene encoding peptidyl-prolyl cis-trans isomerase FKBP9 isoform X3: MLPDSPPSYVAAAVTRGQGDISTKRTGVIPPNAVLHFDVLLIDLWNLEDEVQVQTYFKPEKCPRTVQVSDFVRYHYNGTFLDGTLFDSSHNRMRTYDTYVGIGWLIPGMDQGLLGMCVGEKRIITIPPFLAYGEEGDGKDIPGQASLVFDVVLLDLHNPKDGIAIENQHVPESCERRSQTGDFLRYHYNGTLLDGTLFDSSYSRNRTYDTYVGKGYVIAGMDEGLLGVCTGEKRRIIIPPHLGYGEEGRGKIPGSAVLVFDIHVVDFHNPSDSVGITVNYKPSNCTVLSKKGDYLKYHYNASLQDGTLLDSTHSLGKTYNIVLGSGQVVVGMDMGLQDMCVGERRTVVIPPHLGYGEDGVEGEVPGSAVLVFDIELLELVSGLPEGYMFVWNGEVSPNLFEEIDQNHDGEVLLQEFSEYIQAQVDSGKGKLAPGFDFEKIVKNMFTNQDRDGNGKVTAEEFKLKDQEAKEEHDEL; the protein is encoded by the exons ATGTTGCCAGATTCTCCCCCTTCTTATGTAGCTGCAGCAGTGACAAGGGGACAGGGGGATATAAGCACAAAAAGGA ctgGTGTGATACCCCCCAATGCTGTGCTCCATTTCGATGTGCTTCTGATCGATCTCTGGAACTTGGAGGACGAAGTGCAGGTTCAGACTTACTTCAAACCTGAGAAATGTCCTCGGACAGTTCAGGTGTCTGACTTTGTACGATACCATTACAATGGAACGTTCTTAGATGGGACCCTGTTTGATTCAAG cCATAATCGGATGCGAACTTATGATACCTATGTGGGAATTGGATGGCTGATTCCTGGTATGGACCAGGGTCTCTTGGGAATGTGTGTAGGAGAGAAGCGCATTATCACAATACCACCTTTCCTGGCATATGGAGAAGAAGGAGATG GCAAGGACATCCCTGGCCAAGCTTCCCTTGTCTTTGATGTGGTTTTGCTAGATCTCCATAACCCCAAAGATGGTATTGCTATTGAGAACCAGCATGTGCCTGAATCTTGTGAGCGGAGAAGCCAGACAGGAGACTTTCTCCGATACCATTACAATGGCACACTTTTGGATGGCACATTGTTTGATTCCAG CTATTCACGAAATCGTACATATGACACCTATGTTGGGAAAGGTTATGTGATTGCTGGAATGGATGAAGGTTTGCTAGGTGTGTGCACTGgtgaaaaaagaagaataataaTCCCCCCCCATCTTGGGtatggagaagaaggaagag GAAAGATTCCAGGATCTGCAGTGCTTGTCTTTGACATCCACGTGGTTGACTTCCACAACCCCTCAGATTCGGTTGGCATTACCGTTAACTACAAACCTTCCAACTGCACCGTACTGAGTAAGAAGGGAGATTACTTGAAGTATCACTACAATGCTTCGCTCCAGGATGGTACTTTGCTGGACTCGAC acACAGCCTTGGCAAGACCTACAACATAGTTCTGGGATCTGGACAGGTGGTTGTGGGAATGGACATGGGCCTTCAAGACATGTGTGTTGGGGAACGACGAACAGTTGTTATTCCACCTCATCTTGGTTATGGAGAAGATGGAGTTG AAGGAGAAGTGCCTGGTAGTGCTGTATTAGTTTTCGACATCGAACTGCTGGAGCTGGTGTCTGGCTTGCCTGAAGGGTACATGTTTGTATGGAATGGGGAAGTCTCTCCCAATCTTTTTGAAGAAATAGACCAGAATCATGATGGAGAGGTTCTTCTGCAGGAG TTTTCAGAGTACATTCAAGCTCAAGTCGATTCTGGCAAAGGAAAACTAGCTCctggttttgattttgaaaagATTGTTAAAAATATGTTCACCAATCAAGACCGGGATGGAAATGGTAAAGTTACCGCTGAAGAATTCAAGTTGAAAGACCAGGAGGCCAAAGAGGAACATGATGAACTGTAA